The window ttttactgtatagactaaatattttatttaccaTGTAAGTCATTTTGTTTTAGACTGACTTGCTTGTGCACAGTATTGACAAGATACAACTGCtagtaatgaaaataattggAGTATCCCACCTGTCAGGATATTCTAAAGACTGACTGCAGATTTCTTAAAACCTAAAATGATCTTTGCACTGTAATTCTTTGTACGCTGATGATGGagaaacacttgtttttgaTTCTGTTGCATACTTGACTTAATTTTATTGCAATGTGAACTAATTGCACTGCTATGTAGAAAGATACGTAACCGTTTTGTTGCTATTCACAAATGATTTTTGACATGTGGGCAACATAACACTATCACAGACCTTTTACAAATCTAAATGTAGCCTTTTccatataaataaaatgcattttctactACTTGTCTTGGCTTTTTTCTAAAATCATGCATATCCTTAAAGTGCTTGTTCTAACATTAGCGAATCAAAATATTAAGTGCATGTGTGTTGTAGACGAAAGGGAAGATAAAGCCATGCATCATGTACTACTTAGAACTCTgttgcaattaatttttatgcTAGCTTTAGCCTAATTTATTTAGCATGCTATGCCTGTTGTTTTATATAGGATTTCAACTAGTTCAATGACATGTTACATCTATATTCCTTTATGGAGGAAATACCACAATTGTTTGAACATCAAACACTTCAGTTAAGGTGGTATATTTGCAATATCAGAATGTTGCAGTAAATTTCTCACACTTGAAGCTAACTTTTCCATTAACTGGCACTTCAGTTGCTTCAGACTGTGCGTGTGGAAAACCGATAGTGCTGGAGAGGGGCAGACTTTTCTTATAAAGTAGattgaaaagcagaagaattttGATTTCCTAACGTACATTCTTCTTGagtatctgaaaataaaaatgcatgacTTAATTTTTCTCTGTACCTTGCACgtgaaagaaaagtgaaagttGGGAAGTTTGTCAtcataaaataccattttaagaATACAAAAGTATTTTGCTGTAATGAATGCCACACTGGAATTTAGGTTGTGGGTGGGAAGCGTGCACAGTAGGAGCTTTTATTCCTACCAATGGACGTTGTTATCTTTGTGCTTGCTGACTTACTGACCCAATTGGGCACGTACGGGGAAAATGTCGCTTCTGTGCTACAGTTTTATCTATGATGTAATGGTGacttttgaaacaaaagctTGGTGGAGAGTGGCtctattgattttaaaatacccTTGTTCATGTCAGATTGTAAGCTGAAtaaatgtgggggtttttgttattaaaatgaGTGCTTCATTATACTTGAACTAGGACAATGTAGCTAGGAAGGCAAAGCCATTGTTTATACTTACTGCTAAAATGGTGATAGAAAACTTTGACCATCAGAATGTGTTcccagagtttttattttttctagatCGGTAGTAACACCTTTGTACTAGAAgttatttaaatgtttgcagTATCTGTACTGAACTGTGTGAAATGGGAAGCTTGGCTTGCATCTCGGAATACTCTCCTCTGGTTTGAAAACACTTCAACTTGTAATGTTTCTGCTGTGTGCCATATACCCAAGAATGACTTTCCATCACAGTGCAAGACCGGCAGCCTGATCAAAAAACCAAAGACCAACAGAAACGAGTAAGGCATTCTGCCTCCAGCCTCTTTGAATactataaaaaataattctgccgTGTGCACGTGCTCTTTTAGAGGCACGAAAGCAAGTCGTTGATTCTCATGCTTCTCCTggcatttcaaaagcagaaagtcTAAATAGAATGCTCTCGGAGATAAACGCATTACTTAAACGTCATTCTTTCAATGGGTTGGTCAGAGTTAATCCACAGAGATGAAATATTCCCCGTGCATCTCTTCTGTTAATGCTCTTTTACAGTATGTGCTGttttaagggggggggggattaCAGCTGAGAGGTTACTGCATCCTCTCTTGTTCACGATGATGGAAAAGAATTGTCTCCTCTTTgcacccttttttcccctccttcagTCCTGCTCTTTCGGCCCCGCGCGTTCCAAGCGTGCTCTGCCTTTCTCAGCTTGCGCCGAGGAGGAAAGCCGCGGAGCTGTACGGTGTTCGTTTTCGGCCACCGCTCGTCCGCTTCCGCGTGGTCCGTTTCGGTCTCTCTGTACCCCTTCCCGCCCGCCTGTGCTGCTGCGGCCTAATACAATAAACACGGAGGAAAAACGGAGCAAGTTGCCTGCCTCTCTTACAGGCGCCGGCCCGCTGCCCGCGAGCCGTAGGCCGGTGGCGGTGGGTGctgcggggggccgggccgggccgggccggggtgTTCGACCCCCTCccggggggcgggcggaggcgCCGCCGCGGGGTCACCTTGGGGCGGGCCCCTCCCGCCaagcgggggcggggggcggtgcCGCCATTCCTCGTCCCGCCCCGGGCGCGCGTCACCGCCGCGGCAGCCAATCGCCTCGCCTCGCCGCGGGGGGAGGGGCCTGCGCGCGGCGGCCGCTTTCCCAGGGTGCCGTGCGGCGGCCGCGCGACCCCTGCGCGCGCAGGGGTGGCGCGCGGAGGCATGGCGGCGGCGCTGGCGCTGCTAGGCCGGGCCGCGGCCCTCGTCACCGGCGCGCAGCGGCTCCTCAGgtgcgggcggggcgggacgggacggggggCTCCGGGACGGGGGGCGCGCCGCCTCGGCGGGCTGCGGCCTTCGGCCTCCCCCGCGCGTGCGCCGGGCGTCCCGTGAGGCCTTGCGGCGCGTCGGGGCGCTGTGGCGGTAACTGGCGGTGCCGTTGTCCGCAGGGGCTGCGGCGTCGGCGGCTCGGCGGAGAAGTGCCTCTCCAGGGGGATCAGCTCGGGTGAGCGCCCGAAGCGGCCTCTGACGGCCTATTTCCGtttcctgaaagaaaaccaTTCTGCCTTTAGGCAGAGCAACCCAGGTACGCGGCCTGAAGGGAACGGGGTGCGGTGGGCTTGGCTCTGCTCCTAGAAATGCGAAGGCTTAACGCCTCGGGCGGGCCCGAGGCTTCGTTTAAAGCTGCCCTCACTTCACGTAGGCACGGTGTTTTCTCTCCAGAACGTgtgatttgaaaagaaaactagaaCAAACTACTGCCTTGTGACACTAAACGTCCTGAAGCAACTCAAGTATCTTACCCTGATTTCAGGAGACCAAAACCATCCTTTTATCCGTAGCACACCACGAGTAAATTCAGCGTTGCCATACTTGCTGCCTGTACCTGGATTAGCTTAGTCTTTTATACTTGATAACGCAAAAAAGCGAACGTTTGCGTGTAGCTTTAAACGTATTTAAAGAAAGAGCTCATCTGGGCAATACGTGTTAACAACGATTTGTggttttcagctatttttaaatctgtatgtATTTGAAGTACACTATTGTTGATTTAACAAGCTGTGTATGATTTTCTTTTGATGCTTAGTCATTTAAAAACTACATATACTGAACTGCCTCAATGTATAagggagaaaaagtaaatgtattTAGAGGAAAATGGTTTTCTGTGAATATGCTTAATTTATTATCAAAAACGTTATTTACAGGCAATGCGGTCACTCTTATTGTCAGAGCAGCAAAATGGAAAGCTGCGCTGGTTTTGAAATTACTGTTGAAATGAATGTTAAACTGTTTAAAGAAGTGGGGTCATATTGGGCAAGTCATGAGGTAAATTTAAGTAGGGAAAACCATTGGATACCCTGGTTTGCTCGGTAATTCAAGAGTTCAACGGGTTGAAAAGTTGAGAACTGAACTTGCAGACCTTACTGTAGTTACGTGCCACACCAGTGTTTTCCACGTTACCAAAATTCAAATAATCTGCAAATAAATGTACTGTATCTCATATGCAAATTGAGAATTTTGGGCTTTCTTGTTCCAATAGAGGTAATGTTCAAAAACAACCTgataatatatttcttttcttttatcattGGCAAAGCATCGTATTTTCCAAGGTTTTAAGATGGGTATACTTGGACTAAAAACTCCCCATCTGTCTTGTTTTTCCAGAATTCTGGAAGTCAGGTTACTGATAAGAGcttagttttgcttttccactGTTGAGATGGCTGAACTTTACGTTTGaggtgggagagaggaagatctatttttttcttttagcgTGAAGCAGAGGGAAAGCCTGTAAAGgagttttcaagaaaataaaagcttataTCCTCTTTCCACCACCCGTGGggtttttatttgggtttttttttaaattatatttctttcccCCTTCACAAATTCAGGTCTGACTGGCAACCTCATCAGATGACCATAGTGCAGGGGCCAGAGTCAAAGGCAGTCAGCTGAAAACCAAAGCGGATTCAAGTCACTGTAATTTTGTTTGTGGGagaaggaaattactttttctttaacCTTCCTTCTGTTGAATAATATTGTAAATAAAGGACGTTATTTTAGTAAAGGTCAAGCATATATGCTATATCAGGTGGGTAAGATCACATTATACTTGCTTTAAAGAATCCAGCAGACTCTTTTTGCCAAAAAACTGACAACTGGAAATTTTACTTAGAGGTTTTTTGCCAGCCCCCCTCCAAGTTTGGACCATCTTGAATTGTATAGAAAAGAATtcaactcaaaagaaaaaaaatcaaactgttgTGGAGAGGTAATAGCTGTCTGTCTTGAAATGGTGCTTCAGTTTATAACTGCATGTTTCGTTCGAGTTTGAACAAAGAACAGGGACTTTTACCCCCTGCCCAAATATTATAGTTCCCTTTAAATGCCACAGTAAGTTAGTTAGTTTTATGAAGGGAGGAAAGTATATTTGTACAGGAAGAAGGTACTAGTGACAGctttccttggggaaaaaaagattgaagAACCTTACTAAAGATACCATATTGatctttattttcctgctttctaaTTTTAATGTACAGAAATGAGCAACATAGAGCTGGTTAAAAAAATAGCAGGTGCTTGGAAGGAGTTACCAGCATCACAGAAGCAGGTAAGTTTGTATCTTTGCCCTGTGCACTTTGAACTCCATAGAGTCTTAGTGGTTCTTTTACTTGGTTTGGTGTCCTCTGGGGACAACAATAAAAAAGCGCGTGCGTACAAAGGTTCAGACGTAAAAACAATTCTGAAGAGAATTGGGAGCTTTGAAGTGCTCGGGGAGAGATACTTTGAGACTTCTACACGTGACCGGggttttagtatttttaatatcttgCCAGAGATACAAATGAGACAGATCTTGCTCTGTGTGGCTGTAGGGCTGGGAACCAGtatctcatttctttttgaatggTAATTGTGTATGTGTGCGCGTTAGTCTATAGTAACGTAAGCATTGTAAAGTTGATCTGCTTTCATATGCGTAAGTTAGGTGAAAGCTTAGTTAATTTTGATGAAAGGACCaacttgtttttctgctgattaGATAGTAAGCAGAGACCTAACTTAACAGGTAGCTTTCTTTAAGTTTCATCTTAACTTACTTTTTGTCATAGGTAGTGAAGTTTCTTTAAGAGTGGCAGTTTCAAGGGGTAATGTAAAACAGCTCTATGAATTGCTAATCATTGCTGAATATAAGTGCCATTTATAGCAAAGTAATGATCTTCTTTGATTGCAGTTAGCAATTGGAGTCAGTTAGGAAGTAATTGCAGTTTTCTAGCTGAAGTAGTATCTTTGTTGAATAGAATTGAAGTGCTCTTATATCCCTTCTGGACTTCTGGCTCTATGTGCCTTGGTATAAAATATACCTTTTCATTTGTACTGCTGAAATGGAGAACAGGATGGTGATTTTTCAGGTCCACCTGGATGCTTGGTAGCCTGGCTCAGCTCTTCTTGGTGCCCTGGTACTAAGGCCATGATTTTATGATGCTTCTGTACCTGGTATTGACCGGCGTACGAATGTATTCGGTGACTGCAGCACTGGTCTGCTGCAATGGGTATACACACTTTAAGAGTAATGATTTCAACCAAGcttcagcttttccttcttgGATAGAAGATTGTTGCTTTGAGCTGCACCTGAAGATTTGGCCGATGTTATCAGATGAACTGAGATAATTCATGGGAGGAGCCCAGGTTTTGAATCTGAGTTCTTCTGAATGCATTCTGTTAATCAAACGGATCTGAAATTGTGACTTTAAGAATGTTATGTTCCAAGGTAGTCTGTAGTGGTTTGTATTAGTACATTAGAAGTGTTAGCTTGTTTAACGGTCAAGTGCTTCTGACTGAAAACATCTGTTTAAGGTTGGTGATTGTTTGCATTGTAGGTTTATGAGGAAGCTAGAAAGACAGACTGGCAAAGATATGAAGAGCAGTTGGCTGCATATAAAGCACAGCTATCTCCAGCCCAGGCTGCGgctttgaaagaagaaaggagaaaacgACTGGCAAAAAGAAGATCATTCAGGGCAAAAAGAGTAGGTATTTTGAAGttcaagtttcttttctgttaaggAACCTGAAGTCTTATTTGTCTAGTATACAGAGCAGAGTTGAGGCATGTTTAGAAATATAAAAGCAactcagaattaaaaaaaaaaaaacaaaaacaaacccaaccagAACAAAACCCCATGGATTAAAATAATAGCTGATGTTAGCGGTTATTTTAGTGGCTTTCCTGTGCTTGAAGACCAGAACTAGCACATatctgtgtgcttttttcttcctattcttAAAGCTGCCTAAGGAATGATAGGtaataaaaagcatttcaacCAGCAACACTTCCTTTACTTGGGGAGACATCCAGAAATAAATAGCTTTTCACAAAGACCTTGTACCTGTTACTTCAGTGGCCCCTACAAGGTGGTAGCTCCCTGAAATAGccttttttccttactttcttTGGATACTGCCACTTTGCTACCTGTGTAGCGGCTGACATGTTGAATTAGGCCTGCATAGAGGCACGTCTGTCAGTGTCCTTTATTGACTTGTTCGTACAGATCATCTTCCCTATTCCCTTTTAGCTGGTTTATATACAAATCCAGAGAGACTTGGAACCATCTGTAAAGATACAATATTAACGGTATTGTAAAGATACAATATTAACGGTTTGTCCAGTGGCAAAATCATCTGAAGGGGTTACTTATCACTTGTTCACTTCTGTGAATTAAACTGCTGGCGTGAAACTGCCCTAATTGGCAGAAGTGAAATTAATTTGGTTTAAAAGACCCCTACTTAGAGGAAGTTTTTAATCCAAATGATTCTGCTGATCCTTTTTAGAGTGTGGCACCACAAGGAATTTAACTGGCATACCTAATACCTAAGCAGATGTTAATTTGCAGCACCCAGGCTGCAGTGGGAGTGTCTTAGGGCTGGAGAAAACAAGAAGTGTAATTGCATCTGTAACTTGCTGTACTTTCCCTCTCTCACCATCATCCCTGTAGGCAAAGCATTCTGACAGCGGAAACCTAGTTCCGTTTCCCTGGAAAACCGCTGGTTCTGTTCCACTTTCTCACTTCCCACAAAGTTGGGTATCTGCCCTCCTCTCTGCAAGCGTACAGTATTTCACACCAGAAACCGAAGCCTTACGAAGATAATAGAAAACCTGTTGTCACAAATATCTTACTGAGTGGAATTTATTAACAGTCTTTGGTTTCTGGGAGACTTAGCTGAAGTAAGAATTggtttaaaatgcttttttttaatgtctgaaaaTTCAAGTTGTTAGCTTTTCTTAATTTAGTTTAGCGCTAGTCTTGACAAGCGGTGAGAGTATCTTGGCATTCAGTCCAGTTTACAGAATAAAACaccaaaaattaatttgagtCTGGTTTTGGTGTAAAATGTAAAGACAAATGTTAAGTTTAGTTTTGGAAAAACGCATGCTTGGTAGATTGAATaactttgcttgtttttaaaggaattgaCTGTGCTTGGAAAACCTAAAAGACCTCGTAGCGGCTTTAACATTTTTGTGTCAGAAAACTTCCAAGAAAGTGAGGGAATTTCACCTGCGGTAAGCCAGgaaaaattgttctttaaaatgGATCTATCGTGttcagaaaatctgttttagaTTCTCTCGTTTTCAAAGAAACTGTTCAATAGGTCGGTAtctgcattttgctttgctgaggTTATTTCTTTTTAGGCTGCGGTGATCTGCCTATACTGCTGGTGGCATGTCCTATATAAACTGCTGTGTTGGTATACAGACTTAAAATATTTGCGCTATTTTTTGCGCTTCGTTGTGACAGACTTCATCTGTTCCTTCTGTAAGGAGAGAATTCTACTTCTCTTTGTTTTGGTGCAGAATTACATTAGTTTTTCAGATGGTTGTGGCGGTCTGCTGCCATTTCTGTAGTAGTGGTTATTGTACCTCCTGTAGCACAGTCGATGTTACGGAACATGCACGAGTTCCTCAGTAAAGGTGCAAGTTCTGCACTGAACTGCGCTTTGGCGTGATTTAAGTTATGCTGGTGGATTACAGCTCTTGAAGCGCTGGAGACCTCCCCTGTATGCCTAATGCGTTCCTTAGCCTATGCATTTAGTCAGTAAATCAGGATGGTGGAGATGGAAAACCGAGGAACAAACTGTGTACAAGGCAGGCATCTCCAGTTAGCTGAGGACTGGTTTGACACACACAGGGGGCAAAATAATCCTGAAGTGGTACAAAGTTTCCTGTGAACATGGTTAATACTTAAGGGGGCTTGGCTTAAGTTAGGGCTTGGTTTAAATGAAACCAATATGCACTGTGAGACGTAGTGACGTTGCTAtaaatcagctcagctgttctgTCTGCCTGCTTTTGCGGCAGGCTAAGAAACTTAAACTGCTTCATGCTTATATTACCTGTAAATGTGGCTCAGATGACGCCCAGCAACTTGTTGAACTGTGTCATTTGTTATTTACCTATGTTAAGAGGGTATTAAGCTGGTGTGAATGTGCTTTTTCACACTGGTTTATACTTGGCTTTCACTAGTGTGGCATTCGTCTGTAACCCTCTACGGTCAGTCTGTTGTTAAAATAATCCTAACGTATTGTGTATTCTGTATCCCATAGGCAAAGCTGAAGCAATTATATGATGTGTGGCGAAAACTGTCCAGTTCTCAAAAGCAGGTACGTCAGCAGATTTTGATGAGGCTCCGATCTAATCGGAAAATGTCAAACCTgagtaaaaattaataaattcatACAAAATCTTGAGCTTGATTGCTCAAAATATAATACTGAGGAAAATCCTCTGAGATCTTATTTATGTGTCTTGAAAAAGATTGTCATTACTTTTATTCCAGTAGTGACCATTTCTTTGACAGTGTTGATGAAATGCGAGTGAGTGGGGTAGGATGGAAATTCGGTATGCCTGGAAACGGATGTGGAGTGGCATCTAGGGAGGAAGGTGGAATAATTTACAAcaatttggggggtttttttagtattatataatatttttgAATGCCAGCATAGTAATTTGCTGCTTGTGGAAAAACTTTTGACAGgtaaaagcaacagaaatctATGAGTGATGTGCACACAGTAATTTATTAACTTTGATTGTCTTGGGGATAATTTTCTGCCAGCTTTCTCAGTGTATTGGAATATGAACCTGCAGATGGGTATAGGAAAATTGGAGGGGTGCTATACTGAAATCTAATCTAAACCTCCAGATTTTCAAGTATTCTGTACCTTACTGTCCTTCCTCCTGAATGTCCTCCTTCCAGATTGTTTTGAATTGTTCGAACGTGCGCTAGGttcatgttttttctgtagaaaaagaatttgaaatagTTCTGCAGAAATACCTATTCCCATTCCTTACATAAGCCCGCTCTCTCAAACGAGTACTCAAATAGAAAGCCTTAGCTGTTAGTAGTGATACTGAATAAACTTCCTCTTCAGGAATGGCCACCCGTTGACATAACCATAATTCAATGCtaaggttttgtatttttgtgcaACTTTGAAGTTTTTGGAATTTTCTGGAGGCAGAAGTGAACACCTGGGACGTGCATTGCACAGGTCTTGTAGTAAGTCACCTTTGTGTCCAAGGGGAGGATGTGACATGGCAGTTATCCTGAGAAAGCCCCTTCTGTAAACCGTTGGTACGTCGTTTTCTTCCAGCCATACCTGCAGCTTGCTGAAGATGATAAGGTTCGGTATGAGAACGAAATGAAGTCGTGGGAAGCAAAAATGGTTGAACTCGGACGTGAAGACCTGATACGTACCAGAAAGCAAaggccaaaaaagaaaactgctgaaaCTGCCAAGAAAGCTGAAACAGCCAAAGCTTCCTCACGCAAGAACAAGGCAAAATTAAAGttgaaaaaatcagaagaataaaatggtgaagtattttatatttaatgccCTTTGGTTGTCATGTCTTTACCCTGCTCTGTTAATGCTGCAGTCAGCATTAGCACTGAAATTTGGAAGGCCCGTAAAGGGCCCACTGGAGAAGTAGGAAAGGTGATCAGGTAAGAGAGGAGTCGGTGTCTCTCGGAACTGACTGAAAATAATCATTGCAGGTGTAGCCCGAACTGTACAACAATAACCGGTTAATCAAGCTGTGAATAGTGATACTCACTGACATCAGCAGAGCTCTCCAATAATGGCAGATAACGACTAGCTTTTATAAGATAATTTTTTATGAAAGCAAGAATATTCTACAATGTTACCATCTAAACTCTGTAAATAAGAGCTGAAATCTGAGTTCATGCTGTTGTTTTATTCCCTCCATGGTATTGGTAGCGAAATGTTCTACATTTCAACAAAAGGCACGAGAAATGTAAAATactaacttttattttatgcatCTGTCTTTTTGTACGTATCAATCTGTGTATACCACTCATGTTGCATTTAATTAAAGACCATATGAGTTTTGTATAAAGGTATCTTTGGACTTTTATTCCATGGTTTTGTTTGGATACATGCAAACACTTTTGCCTTCCTGTTGTCACATTTGGGACAgcctggaaggaaaaggaaatgtgtgAACTGTTAGAACTTTGATGTAATAAATACAGGTATTTTGAAGAGttgcttggtttttgtttttcctggggTCCGTGTGTCTTAATGAAAGCCTCAGAGGTATTTGGGAGCATCTGTATTTTTAGAAGGAAGGCAAAGCTGCTTCAGTAGTTGGTGGATTTCATCCAGCCTGCAAGAACCGCCTGACCTATGAGGCTTATTGCTTACCAGTGGGAAGTGGAAAGCCAAATAGGAGtcccttgtattttttttttcctttccccccctttccccccctttccccccctttccccccctttcccccccctttcccttttttttttaatttagtgagGGGAAGGGTATCCGAGCGCTGCCGGCTTTCCTGTGCAGAAGGCGTACTGAGCGCCCCGGCAGGAGGGGAGGCTCTGGCCTGCCCCTGAGGGGGAGCACCGTGAATCCCAACCGCCGAAACTCCCTCCCCACGCTcgtgggagggatgggggacaCCAGGCCGGGTACGGCCCCGCTGCAGGCgtctgcccagctcctgccgCCTTCCTGGCCGGCTCCTCCGGCCACCTCTGCAGCAAAGCTGCCCTTCCGCCGCGGAGAGGCAGCTC is drawn from Gavia stellata isolate bGavSte3 chromosome 9, bGavSte3.hap2, whole genome shotgun sequence and contains these coding sequences:
- the TFAM gene encoding transcription factor A, mitochondrial, whose amino-acid sequence is MAAALALLGRAAALVTGAQRLLRGCGVGGSAEKCLSRGISSGERPKRPLTAYFRFLKENHSAFRQSNPEMSNIELVKKIAGAWKELPASQKQVYEEARKTDWQRYEEQLAAYKAQLSPAQAAALKEERRKRLAKRRSFRAKRELTVLGKPKRPRSGFNIFVSENFQESEGISPAAKLKQLYDVWRKLSSSQKQPYLQLAEDDKVRYENEMKSWEAKMVELGREDLIRTRKQRPKKKTAETAKKAETAKASSRKNKAKLKLKKSEE